A single Streptomyces sannanensis DNA region contains:
- a CDS encoding SpoIIE family protein phosphatase, whose product MGDTTRTASVGGSGTAEGAPCRCDAEAGEGDPGAAEERFRGLLEAAPDAMVIVDHGGVIRLVNAQTEVLFGYRREELLGRPVELLVPGRFREQHTRHRGGYGANRQVRPMGAGLELHGLRKDGTEFPVEISLSPLETADGPLVSAAVRDVSERKAAEERFRGLLEAAPDAMVIVDHGGVIRLVNAQTEVLFGYRREELLGRPVELLVPGRFREQHTRHRGGYGANRQVRPMGAGLELHGLRKDGTEFPVEISLSPLETADGPLVSAAVRDVSERKAAEQRINELAALVESSQDAILAKTLDGRITYWNAAAQRMYGYTAEEAIGRNVAVLAAADHQEEIAALLERLRDGHKVEHFETLRVTKDGRMLDVDVTLWPTRASDDTVVGACAIVRDISDRKRVEAELTALYEQQRHIALTLQRSLMGTPAAIPGLAAASRYLPATQGAGVGGDWFDLIPLGAGQVGVLIGDVMGRGLEAAAVMGQLRSAAHALAKTGMQPRQLMQALDAAVSDLDVPDQLVTCCYLVIAPEAGEVTICSAGHLPILVATPDDGVRMLTVPVSTPLGVGDVLHQQTCVAVPPGGTLALYTDGLIETPDSDIEYRLNQLIAVLDAALATAPDLETAADHVLAGLLPDAQSHNDDVTLLLARLPAAPLATATTHLPAVPTAVREGRTYLGKVLASWDCAQAADDARLLVSEVITNAVQHACGPLGLHMRRTPTELTVEISDCSTRLPQPRLATADEESGRGLVLVDTLADSWGVRPTDEGKTTWFTLRL is encoded by the coding sequence ATGGGTGATACGACCAGAACAGCGTCGGTGGGCGGGTCGGGGACTGCCGAGGGGGCACCCTGCCGGTGTGACGCCGAAGCAGGTGAGGGCGATCCAGGCGCCGCCGAGGAGCGGTTCCGGGGGCTGTTGGAGGCGGCTCCGGATGCCATGGTGATCGTGGATCACGGCGGGGTGATCAGGCTGGTCAATGCGCAGACGGAGGTGTTGTTCGGGTACCGGCGTGAGGAGCTGCTGGGGCGTCCGGTGGAGTTGCTGGTGCCCGGTCGGTTCCGTGAGCAGCACACCCGGCATCGTGGGGGGTACGGCGCCAATCGGCAGGTGCGTCCGATGGGTGCGGGGCTGGAGCTGCACGGGCTGCGCAAGGACGGTACGGAGTTCCCGGTCGAGATCAGCCTGAGTCCGCTGGAGACGGCCGACGGCCCGCTGGTGTCGGCCGCCGTCCGCGACGTCAGCGAGCGCAAGGCCGCCGAGGAGCGGTTCCGGGGGCTGTTGGAGGCGGCTCCGGATGCCATGGTGATCGTGGATCACGGCGGGGTGATCAGGCTGGTCAATGCGCAGACGGAGGTGTTGTTCGGGTACCGGCGTGAGGAGCTGCTGGGGCGTCCGGTGGAGTTGCTGGTGCCCGGTCGGTTCCGTGAGCAGCACACCCGGCATCGTGGGGGGTACGGCGCCAATCGGCAGGTGCGTCCGATGGGTGCGGGGCTGGAGCTGCACGGGCTGCGCAAGGACGGTACGGAGTTCCCGGTCGAGATCAGCCTGAGTCCGCTGGAGACGGCCGACGGCCCGCTGGTGTCGGCCGCCGTCCGCGACGTCAGCGAGCGCAAGGCCGCCGAGCAGCGCATCAATGAGCTCGCCGCGCTCGTCGAGTCCTCGCAGGACGCCATCCTCGCCAAGACCCTCGACGGCCGCATCACCTACTGGAACGCCGCCGCCCAGCGGATGTACGGCTACACCGCCGAGGAGGCCATCGGCCGGAACGTGGCCGTGCTGGCCGCGGCCGACCACCAGGAGGAGATCGCCGCACTCCTGGAGCGCCTGCGGGACGGGCACAAGGTCGAGCACTTCGAGACCCTCCGGGTCACCAAGGACGGCCGCATGCTGGACGTGGACGTCACGCTGTGGCCCACCCGCGCCTCCGACGACACCGTCGTCGGGGCCTGCGCCATCGTCCGCGACATCAGCGACCGCAAACGGGTCGAGGCCGAACTCACCGCCCTGTACGAACAGCAGCGGCACATCGCCCTCACCCTGCAGCGCAGCCTGATGGGCACCCCGGCCGCCATACCGGGCCTCGCCGCCGCCAGCCGTTATCTCCCCGCCACCCAGGGCGCGGGCGTGGGCGGCGACTGGTTCGACCTCATCCCGCTGGGCGCCGGCCAGGTCGGGGTCCTCATCGGCGACGTGATGGGCCGCGGCCTGGAGGCGGCCGCCGTCATGGGGCAGTTGCGGTCCGCCGCCCATGCCCTGGCCAAGACCGGTATGCAGCCACGTCAGCTGATGCAGGCCCTCGACGCGGCCGTCTCCGACCTGGACGTCCCCGACCAGCTGGTCACCTGCTGCTATCTGGTCATCGCCCCCGAGGCCGGGGAGGTGACCATCTGCTCGGCCGGGCACCTGCCCATCCTCGTCGCCACACCCGACGACGGTGTTCGCATGCTGACCGTGCCCGTGAGCACTCCGCTCGGCGTCGGCGACGTCCTCCATCAGCAGACCTGTGTCGCCGTCCCGCCCGGGGGCACCCTCGCGCTCTACACCGACGGTCTGATCGAAACCCCCGACAGCGACATCGAATACCGGCTCAACCAGCTCATAGCCGTCCTCGACGCCGCCCTGGCCACCGCCCCCGACCTGGAGACCGCCGCCGATCACGTACTCGCCGGCCTGCTGCCCGACGCCCAGAGCCACAACGACGACGTCACCCTGCTCCTGGCCCGGCTTCCCGCCGCCCCCCTGGCCACCGCCACCACCCACCTGCCCGCCGTCCCTACCGCCGTGCGAGAGGGACGCACCTACCTCGGCAAGGTCCTCGCATCCTGGGACTGCGCCCAGGCGGCCGACGACGCGCGGCTCCTGGTCTCCGAGGTGATCACCAACGCCGTCCAGCACGCCTGTGGGCCGCTCGGCCTGCATATGCGCCGGACCCCCACCGAACTCACCGTCGAGATCAGCGACTGCAGCACCCGCCTGCCCCAGCCACGCCTGGCCACGGCCGACGAGGAGTCCGGACGGGGACTCGTCCTCGTCGACACCCTGGCCGACAGCTGGGGCGTCCGTCCCACCGACGAGGGCAAGACCACCTGGTTCACTCTCCGCCTGTGA